The proteins below come from a single Paraconexibacter algicola genomic window:
- a CDS encoding SGNH/GDSL hydrolase family protein → MRRLLAPILLLTILALGLPGLAAAKPAPGEGPSTPAPGPDPTHVTVLKPWGPNLTYRIVRNTTAYTELNARSDPYSYPQKDSWFTIDCQLYANTQSGSRLWTHIPGVGWVIDNAIKTYTDGRLQGVPSCADPGAGHVWFKQPWGPRKEYRVTRDVQLLDRPGGAPVATTLPAKSWTALGCAVTHTGGLWFYANPRGRGRGFVPADAVNRWQDGVPAGLKRCVTQPQPIRTYAAIGDSYSSGLGTDAAQTSGCKQSPGAFFGQLRGGLKQGIVTSDFYFQACAGATSKDVLAKQLDALDSGTRVVTLTAGGNDFNFERIAKSCLFPGGTPCYAAVNQETQRSAVTRVRRDLATLYTAVRRKAPNAKVYVLGYPRVVHPTRIEGCGALSREDGPVLLRAVLTMNRTIRRAIGQRRGFRYVDLTRTFQDHPACNKGSVDWLNGVHVDSLDKDASFHPNDLGHQAIAARLRQVAPQYFG, encoded by the coding sequence ATGCGACGACTTCTTGCGCCCATCCTCCTCCTGACCATCCTCGCGCTCGGCCTGCCGGGCCTGGCGGCCGCCAAGCCCGCTCCAGGCGAGGGGCCGAGCACCCCCGCTCCTGGACCGGACCCCACGCACGTGACGGTCCTCAAGCCCTGGGGACCGAACCTGACATACCGGATCGTTCGCAACACGACCGCGTACACGGAGCTCAACGCGCGCTCCGACCCGTACTCCTACCCGCAGAAGGACAGCTGGTTCACCATCGACTGCCAGCTCTACGCGAACACGCAGTCCGGAAGCCGGCTCTGGACCCACATCCCCGGCGTCGGCTGGGTGATCGACAACGCGATCAAGACCTACACCGACGGGCGACTGCAGGGCGTGCCGTCCTGTGCCGACCCCGGCGCCGGGCACGTCTGGTTCAAGCAGCCCTGGGGGCCGCGCAAGGAGTACCGCGTCACGCGTGACGTCCAGCTGCTCGACCGTCCCGGCGGCGCGCCGGTCGCGACGACGCTGCCGGCCAAGTCGTGGACCGCGCTGGGCTGCGCGGTGACCCACACGGGCGGCCTGTGGTTCTACGCCAACCCGCGCGGGCGCGGCCGCGGCTTCGTCCCGGCCGACGCCGTCAACCGCTGGCAGGACGGCGTCCCGGCCGGCCTGAAGCGCTGCGTGACCCAGCCGCAGCCGATCCGCACCTACGCGGCGATCGGGGACTCCTACTCCTCCGGCCTCGGGACCGACGCCGCCCAGACCAGCGGCTGCAAGCAGTCACCTGGCGCGTTCTTCGGGCAGCTGCGCGGCGGGCTGAAGCAGGGCATCGTCACCAGCGACTTCTACTTCCAGGCCTGCGCCGGAGCGACCTCCAAGGACGTCCTGGCCAAGCAGCTCGACGCGCTCGACAGCGGGACCCGCGTGGTGACGCTCACCGCCGGCGGCAACGACTTCAACTTCGAGCGGATCGCGAAGTCGTGCCTGTTTCCCGGCGGCACCCCCTGCTACGCAGCCGTCAACCAGGAGACCCAGCGCTCCGCCGTCACGCGAGTCCGTCGCGACCTGGCCACGCTGTACACGGCGGTCCGTCGCAAGGCGCCAAACGCCAAGGTCTACGTCCTCGGGTACCCGCGCGTCGTCCACCCGACCCGCATCGAGGGCTGCGGTGCGCTCTCCCGTGAGGACGGCCCGGTCCTCCTGCGCGCGGTCCTCACGATGAACCGGACCATCAGGCGAGCGATCGGGCAGCGACGCGGCTTCCGCTACGTCGACCTCACGCGGACCTTTCAGGACCACCCCGCCTGCAACAAGGGCTCGGTCGACTGGCTGAACGGCGTGCACGTCGACTCCTTGGACAAGGACGCGTCGTTCCACCCGAACGATCTCGGTCACCAGGCCATCGCCGCCCGGCTGCGCCAGGTCGCCCCGCAGTACTTCGGCTGA
- a CDS encoding phosphorothioated DNA-binding restriction endonuclease, producing MPEDQVRGELLDRLQALRVAERDGMRAPHKPLLLLYALARVQAGEPRLVAFAEAEGPLQELLDGFGPPRPTEPRYPFWHLRTDGLWDVPAVEEFDTGPSSRRPGVTALRAAGWGGFVEEFDRALRDDPELVRLAAHAVLDRHFEPSLHDPIASAVGLDLAAAATVAEVRKRKRDRAFRHRVLVAYEHRCAACGWNAYLGSDAFGLEAAHVLWHTHGGPDELDNGLCLCALHHLALDRGALSIDDEYRLLVSQHISGSTGVADGLHALAGRPLGRPQPGNPPIRPDHADWHRAQVFRAPARAA from the coding sequence ATGCCCGAGGATCAGGTACGCGGGGAGTTGCTGGATCGCCTGCAGGCGCTCCGGGTCGCGGAGCGCGACGGGATGCGGGCGCCGCACAAGCCCCTGTTGTTGCTGTACGCGCTGGCGCGGGTGCAGGCGGGGGAGCCGCGGCTCGTGGCGTTCGCGGAGGCCGAGGGCCCGCTGCAGGAGTTGCTCGACGGCTTCGGCCCGCCGCGTCCCACCGAGCCGCGGTACCCGTTCTGGCACCTCCGGACCGACGGGCTCTGGGACGTGCCTGCGGTCGAGGAGTTCGACACGGGGCCGAGCAGCAGGCGTCCCGGGGTCACCGCCCTGCGGGCCGCCGGGTGGGGCGGGTTCGTGGAGGAGTTCGACCGCGCACTCCGCGACGACCCGGAGCTCGTGCGTCTCGCGGCGCACGCCGTCCTCGATCGGCACTTCGAGCCATCGCTGCACGACCCGATCGCGAGCGCCGTCGGGCTCGATCTCGCGGCCGCCGCGACCGTCGCGGAGGTGCGCAAGCGCAAACGCGATCGGGCGTTTCGTCACCGAGTGCTCGTCGCATACGAGCACCGGTGCGCGGCCTGCGGCTGGAACGCCTACCTGGGCTCCGACGCGTTCGGACTCGAGGCTGCGCACGTGCTGTGGCACACGCACGGCGGACCGGACGAGCTCGACAACGGCCTCTGCCTGTGCGCGCTGCACCACCTCGCCCTCGACCGCGGCGCCCTGTCGATCGACGACGAGTACCGGCTGCTCGTCTCCCAGCACATCTCAGGATCGACCGGTGTCGCCGACGGTCTCCACGCGCTCGCCGGACGGCCACTCGGGCGACCGCAACCCGGCAACCCGCCGATCCGTCCCGACCACGCCGACTGGCACCGCGCGCAGGTCTTCCGCGCTCCTGCGCGCGCGGCATGA